The proteins below are encoded in one region of Rhizobium sp. 9140:
- a CDS encoding YaiI/YqxD family protein — MIYVDADACPVKPEILKVAERHALPVTLVANSGLRPSRDPMVTHVIVSSGFDAADDWIAERAGPGDVVITADVPLAGRCVAKGALVTGPTGRVFDVANIGMATAMRDLGAHLRETGESRGFNAAFTARDRSAFLETLDRLCRRAKQV, encoded by the coding sequence ATGATCTACGTCGATGCCGATGCCTGCCCCGTCAAGCCCGAGATCCTCAAGGTCGCCGAGCGGCACGCCCTGCCGGTTACGCTGGTCGCCAATTCCGGGCTGCGGCCATCGCGCGATCCGATGGTGACGCATGTCATCGTGTCGTCCGGCTTCGACGCGGCCGACGACTGGATCGCGGAACGCGCAGGCCCGGGCGATGTCGTCATCACGGCCGACGTACCGCTGGCCGGGCGCTGCGTTGCCAAGGGCGCGCTGGTGACCGGGCCGACGGGCCGCGTCTTCGATGTCGCGAATATCGGCATGGCAACCGCCATGCGGGATCTCGGCGCGCATCTTCGCGAGACCGGCGAGAGCCGCGGCTTCAATGCCGCCTTCACGGCGCGAGACCGCTCGGCCTTTCTCGAAACGCTCGACCGGCTCTGCCGGCGGGCAAAGCAGGTCTGA
- a CDS encoding GNAT family N-acetyltransferase, which yields MSKPAYRVDLRTMDALSAADLYALLKMRVDVFVVEQECPYPELDGKDPAALHLRLIEGDALVASARLVKPRQPGDPARIGRVVVSPEHRGKRLGDALMREAVSACERVFPGVPIALSAQSHLHAFYTGFGFVVTSDEYLEDGIPHVDMLRPASHRSTDIS from the coding sequence ATGTCAAAGCCCGCCTACAGGGTCGATCTGCGGACGATGGATGCCTTGTCCGCAGCCGACCTTTACGCCCTGCTGAAGATGCGCGTCGATGTGTTCGTCGTGGAGCAGGAATGCCCCTACCCGGAACTCGACGGCAAGGATCCGGCCGCTTTGCACCTGCGGCTGATCGAGGGCGACGCGCTCGTCGCGTCCGCCCGGCTCGTCAAGCCTAGGCAGCCGGGCGATCCGGCCCGCATCGGCCGCGTCGTCGTGTCGCCGGAGCATCGCGGGAAGCGGCTCGGAGACGCCTTGATGCGCGAAGCGGTGTCTGCCTGCGAGCGCGTATTTCCGGGCGTGCCAATCGCGCTTTCGGCGCAGAGTCATCTGCACGCGTTCTACACCGGTTTCGGCTTCGTCGTAACATCCGACGAATATCTTGAAGACGGCATTCCGCATGTGGATATGCTGCGGCCCGCCTCACACCGATCCACGGACATCTCATGA
- a CDS encoding S-(hydroxymethyl)glutathione dehydrogenase/class III alcohol dehydrogenase, with protein MDVRAAVAVQAGKPLEIMTVQLEGPRAGEVLVEVKATGICHTDEFTLSGADPEGLFPAILGHEGAGIVVDVGPGVTSLKKGDHVIPLYTPECRECYSCLSRKTNLCTSIRATQGQGLMPDGTSRFSIGKDKIFHYMGCSTFANFTVLPEIALAKVNPDAPFDKICYIGCGVTTGIGAVINTAKVEIGSTAIVFGLGGIGLNVLQGLRLAGADMIIGVDINNDRKAWGEKFGMTHFVNPKDVGDDIVPYLVNLTKRNGDTIGGADYTFDCTGNTKVMRQALESSHRGWGKSIIIGVAGAGQEISTRPFQLVTGRNWMGTAFGGARGRTDVPKIVEWYMEGKIQIDPMITHTMPLEDINKGFDLMHSGESIRGVVVY; from the coding sequence ATGGACGTTCGCGCTGCTGTCGCCGTTCAGGCCGGCAAACCCCTCGAGATCATGACCGTACAACTGGAAGGCCCACGGGCCGGCGAAGTGCTGGTCGAGGTCAAGGCTACCGGCATCTGCCATACGGACGAGTTCACCCTCTCGGGTGCCGATCCGGAAGGCCTGTTTCCCGCCATCCTCGGCCATGAGGGTGCCGGCATCGTGGTCGATGTCGGGCCTGGCGTGACGTCACTGAAGAAGGGCGACCACGTCATTCCGCTCTACACGCCGGAATGCCGCGAATGCTATTCGTGTCTGTCGCGGAAGACGAACCTCTGCACGTCCATCCGCGCAACGCAGGGCCAGGGCCTGATGCCGGACGGCACGTCGCGGTTCTCGATCGGCAAGGACAAGATCTTCCACTACATGGGCTGCTCCACCTTCGCGAACTTCACGGTCCTGCCGGAAATCGCGCTCGCCAAGGTCAACCCGGACGCGCCGTTCGACAAGATCTGCTACATCGGCTGCGGCGTGACGACCGGCATCGGTGCGGTCATCAACACGGCGAAGGTCGAGATCGGCTCGACCGCCATCGTCTTCGGCCTCGGCGGCATCGGCCTCAACGTGCTGCAGGGCCTGCGTCTGGCCGGCGCGGACATGATCATCGGCGTCGACATCAACAACGACCGCAAGGCCTGGGGCGAAAAGTTCGGCATGACGCATTTCGTCAATCCGAAGGACGTCGGCGACGACATCGTGCCCTATCTGGTCAACCTGACGAAGCGCAACGGCGACACGATCGGCGGCGCCGATTACACCTTCGACTGCACCGGCAACACCAAGGTCATGCGACAGGCGCTCGAATCGTCGCATCGCGGCTGGGGCAAGTCCATCATCATCGGCGTCGCCGGCGCGGGCCAGGAAATCTCCACCCGCCCTTTCCAGCTGGTGACCGGCCGGAACTGGATGGGCACCGCCTTTGGCGGCGCGCGCGGCCGCACGGACGTGCCGAAGATCGTCGAATGGTACATGGAGGGCAAGATCCAGATCGACCCGATGATCACCCACACGATGCCGCTCGAGGACATCAACAAGGGCTTCGACCTGATGCATTCGGGCGAAAGCATCCGCGGCGTCGTGGTCTACTGA
- a CDS encoding helix-turn-helix domain-containing protein, with protein sequence MRVSTEAMMTMLRQPRDTDTPGGRLFRARGALNLSLADLAERLVVSPDMVSDWERDRSEPEGEKLALLADLLGVTPKWLIAGIAEPSGVMLSPSVAQSLLDELATAKALHAQTGKAIDVLETSLRRVLKGI encoded by the coding sequence ATGCGCGTATCGACGGAAGCCATGATGACAATGCTGCGGCAGCCCCGCGACACGGATACGCCCGGTGGGCGGCTCTTCCGCGCACGCGGCGCGCTCAACCTCAGCCTTGCCGATCTCGCGGAACGCCTTGTCGTTTCGCCCGATATGGTTTCGGACTGGGAACGTGACCGGAGCGAGCCGGAGGGCGAAAAGCTGGCGCTGCTCGCCGACCTGCTGGGCGTCACACCGAAATGGCTGATTGCCGGTATCGCCGAACCCTCCGGCGTCATGCTTTCACCATCGGTCGCGCAGTCCCTGCTCGATGAGTTGGCCACCGCCAAGGCGTTGCATGCGCAGACCGGCAAGGCGATAGACGTGCTTGAGACCTCGCTTCGCCGCGTCCTAAAGGGTATCTGA
- a CDS encoding DMT family transporter — MQGVLLLLAAMMILPCMDAIAKYMAVELGMSPAQVTFYRFFFQLVATLPMLLRLGGPKALVPQRPWYNMLRGLLLAAASLFFFVSVKYMPLADVFAIYFVEPFILTCLSALVLGEKVGWRRWVAIGIGFFGAMIVIQPSFQVFGLTALMPVACAFLFACYLLMNRASGAADSPLAMQTFAGVGGTLFMIATIAIGHGMGAADFVPSLPHTPLGWVLVIALGAISGYGHLMVVKAFQAAPASVLAPLHYFEIIAATALGYLVFGEFPTASKWLGVAIIVGSGLFMIWRERRQPAH, encoded by the coding sequence ATGCAGGGGGTCCTCCTGCTGCTCGCCGCCATGATGATCCTGCCCTGCATGGATGCCATCGCCAAATATATGGCCGTCGAACTCGGCATGTCGCCGGCGCAGGTGACGTTCTACCGCTTCTTCTTCCAGCTCGTCGCGACCCTGCCGATGCTGCTTCGGCTCGGCGGCCCAAAGGCCCTCGTGCCGCAGAGGCCGTGGTACAACATGCTGCGCGGCCTTCTGCTCGCGGCCGCGTCGCTGTTCTTCTTTGTGTCGGTCAAATACATGCCGCTTGCCGACGTCTTCGCGATCTATTTCGTCGAGCCGTTCATCCTCACCTGCCTGTCGGCGCTGGTCCTTGGCGAAAAGGTCGGCTGGCGACGATGGGTGGCGATCGGCATCGGCTTTTTCGGCGCAATGATCGTCATCCAACCGAGCTTTCAGGTGTTTGGTCTCACCGCGCTGATGCCGGTCGCCTGCGCCTTTCTCTTCGCCTGCTATCTCCTGATGAACCGTGCCTCCGGCGCTGCCGACAGTCCGCTCGCCATGCAGACCTTCGCCGGTGTCGGCGGCACATTGTTCATGATAGCGACGATTGCCATCGGCCATGGCATGGGGGCTGCGGATTTCGTGCCGTCGCTGCCACACACGCCGCTCGGCTGGGTGCTCGTCATCGCGCTCGGCGCGATCTCGGGCTACGGGCACCTTATGGTGGTCAAGGCGTTCCAGGCCGCGCCTGCCTCAGTGCTGGCGCCGCTGCATTATTTCGAGATCATCGCGGCAACGGCGCTCGGCTATCTCGTCTTCGGCGAGTTCCCGACGGCTTCCAAATGGCTGGGCGTCGCCATCATCGTCGGGTCCGGCCTCTTCATGATCTGGCGGGAGCGTCGCCAGCCGGCGCACTGA
- the lipB gene encoding lipoyl(octanoyl) transferase LipB, whose protein sequence is MQRDALDSRFLAGGDCPPVRWRIAEGLVPYEAAVETMEREVAAIASGEADELVWLVEHPPLYTAGTSADAVDLVMPDRFPVYATGRGGEYTYHGPGQRVVYVMLDLKRRRQDVRAFVAALEDLVIRTLSSMNVTGERREDRVGVWVRRPEKVPLPDGTPAEDKIAAIGIRLRRWVSFHGLSLNVDPDLDHFGGIVPCGIRGHGVTSLVDLGLPVMMEDADMRLRDAFEAVFGPTVADAAVSAPAGDAPARS, encoded by the coding sequence ATGCAGCGCGACGCTCTCGACAGTCGTTTTCTTGCCGGGGGCGACTGTCCTCCGGTTCGGTGGCGGATCGCGGAGGGCCTGGTGCCCTATGAGGCGGCCGTGGAGACCATGGAGCGCGAGGTAGCGGCCATTGCCTCCGGCGAAGCCGACGAGCTCGTCTGGCTGGTCGAACATCCGCCGCTCTACACCGCCGGCACCAGCGCGGATGCGGTCGATCTGGTGATGCCAGATCGCTTCCCCGTCTACGCGACCGGGCGCGGCGGCGAGTACACCTATCATGGCCCAGGGCAGCGCGTGGTCTATGTCATGCTCGACCTCAAGCGGCGGCGGCAGGACGTACGGGCCTTCGTGGCGGCGCTTGAGGATCTCGTCATCCGCACGCTCTCCAGCATGAACGTCACCGGCGAGCGGCGCGAGGATCGCGTCGGCGTCTGGGTGCGCCGGCCGGAAAAGGTGCCCCTGCCCGATGGCACGCCCGCTGAGGACAAGATCGCGGCGATCGGCATCCGGCTGCGCCGCTGGGTGAGCTTTCACGGCCTGTCGCTGAATGTGGATCCCGACCTCGACCATTTCGGCGGGATCGTACCCTGCGGCATCCGCGGCCATGGTGTGACCAGTCTTGTCGATCTCGGCCTGCCGGTGATGATGGAGGACGCCGACATGCGGCTTCGGGATGCGTTCGAAGCGGTCTTCGGGCCGACGGTTGCGGATGCGGCTGTCAGTGCGCCGGCTGGCGACGCTCCCGCCAGATCATGA
- a CDS encoding peptide deformylase has product MTIRPIIPYPDTRLKTAAEPVTTFDSDLAALAADLLDTMRAAPGIGITGPHIGILKAITVIETDEKTGPRIFINPEIVSASTATTRHMEGSVSMPGFTDEVERPTTVIVRYQTLEGVRREEEAQGLLSVCLQHEIDQLNGLFWLQRLSRLKRERLVKRYEKALKIG; this is encoded by the coding sequence ATGACGATCAGACCGATCATCCCCTACCCCGACACCCGACTGAAGACGGCGGCAGAGCCTGTCACCACCTTCGACAGCGACCTCGCCGCGCTCGCCGCAGATCTGCTCGACACCATGCGCGCCGCCCCCGGCATCGGCATCACCGGCCCGCATATCGGCATCCTCAAGGCAATCACCGTCATCGAGACAGATGAGAAGACGGGTCCACGGATCTTCATCAATCCGGAGATCGTCAGCGCCTCCACGGCGACGACGCGCCACATGGAAGGCAGCGTCTCCATGCCGGGCTTCACCGACGAGGTGGAGCGGCCCACAACCGTGATCGTGCGTTATCAAACACTTGAGGGCGTCCGGCGCGAGGAGGAAGCGCAAGGTCTGCTCTCCGTCTGCCTGCAGCACGAAATCGACCAGCTCAACGGCCTCTTCTGGCTGCAGCGCCTGTCGCGACTGAAGCGGGAGAGGCTGGTGAAGCGCTATGAGAAGGCTTTGAAGATAGGATGA
- the mgtE gene encoding magnesium transporter: MSNTGDDMDTRVLEADDAYDGADIYAEDGSVRSDYLMHVGAAIADRDVLYLRQHVARLHASEMGDLLEAINPEQRRAMVSLLGDDFDLSALTEVDEAIRMDIVEHLPNEQIAAALGEMDSDDAVYILEDMDQEDQEAILAKLPFTERVRLRRSLDYPESTAGRRMQTEFVAVPPFWTVGQTIDYMREDTELPESFTQIFVIDPTFRLLGTIDLDRILRTKRSVKIESIMRETNHPVPAEMDQEEAAQVFEQYNLLSAAVVDENQRLVGVLTIDDVVDVIQEEAEEDIMRLGGVGDEELSDTVLDTSRSRVVWLMVNLFTAMLAASVIGLFDKAIEHIVALAVLMPIVAGMGGNAGSQTMTVTVRALATRDLDIHNAFRVIRREAGVGLINGALFGLLIGLAAGTWFQSPEIGGIIATAMLINMIAAALAGIFIPLLLDKFGADPAVSSAVFVTTVTDVTGFFAFLGLASWWFGIH, from the coding sequence ATGAGCAACACCGGCGACGACATGGACACGCGCGTTCTCGAGGCGGACGATGCCTATGATGGGGCCGACATCTATGCCGAGGACGGATCGGTCCGCTCCGATTACCTGATGCATGTCGGCGCCGCGATCGCCGACCGCGATGTGCTGTATCTTCGCCAGCACGTGGCGCGTCTGCACGCGTCCGAAATGGGCGACCTTCTCGAAGCCATCAATCCCGAACAGCGCCGCGCCATGGTCTCGCTGCTGGGCGACGATTTCGATCTCTCGGCCCTGACGGAGGTGGACGAGGCGATCCGTATGGATATCGTCGAGCACCTGCCGAACGAACAGATCGCCGCGGCGCTCGGCGAGATGGATTCGGACGACGCCGTCTACATTCTCGAGGACATGGACCAGGAGGATCAGGAAGCGATCCTCGCAAAGCTGCCCTTTACGGAACGCGTGCGTCTGCGCCGCTCGCTCGATTATCCCGAATCGACCGCCGGCCGGCGCATGCAGACGGAATTCGTCGCGGTGCCGCCGTTCTGGACGGTCGGTCAGACGATCGACTACATGCGCGAGGACACGGAGCTTCCCGAAAGCTTCACCCAGATCTTTGTGATCGACCCGACCTTTCGCCTGCTCGGTACCATCGACCTGGACCGCATCCTGCGCACCAAGCGCTCGGTGAAGATCGAATCGATCATGCGCGAAACCAACCACCCGGTGCCGGCCGAGATGGACCAGGAAGAGGCGGCGCAGGTTTTCGAGCAGTACAACCTGCTTTCGGCCGCCGTCGTCGATGAGAATCAGCGCCTCGTCGGCGTGCTGACCATCGACGACGTCGTCGACGTCATCCAGGAAGAGGCCGAGGAGGACATCATGCGCCTCGGCGGCGTCGGTGACGAAGAACTGTCCGACACGGTCCTGGATACGTCGCGCTCGCGCGTCGTCTGGCTGATGGTCAACCTGTTCACGGCCATGCTGGCCGCCTCCGTCATCGGTCTCTTCGACAAGGCGATCGAGCATATCGTCGCGCTCGCCGTTCTCATGCCCATCGTCGCCGGCATGGGTGGCAATGCGGGTTCGCAGACGATGACGGTGACGGTGCGTGCGCTCGCGACACGCGATCTCGACATCCACAACGCCTTCCGCGTCATCCGGCGCGAGGCAGGCGTCGGCCTCATCAACGGCGCTCTGTTCGGCCTCCTCATCGGTCTTGCCGCGGGCACATGGTTCCAAAGCCCCGAGATCGGCGGGATCATCGCCACAGCCATGCTGATCAACATGATCGCCGCAGCGCTGGCCGGGATCTTCATTCCCCTGCTGCTTGACAAGTTCGGCGCGGACCCTGCCGTGTCCTCGGCCGTCTTCGTGACGACCGTGACGGATGTCACCGGCTTCTTCGCGTTCCTCGGCCTCGCCTCATGGTGGTTCGGTATTCACTAG
- a CDS encoding MerR family transcriptional regulator: protein MDKYYTITELTREFGVSTRTLRFYEDEGLIHPERRGRTRFFRSTDRHLIKEILRGRRIGFSIAEIREIIQIYKEPPGEAGQLRLMMKRLEDKRTELIQKRRDIEETLEEMSNVEEACLTRLAEIGVGT from the coding sequence TTGGACAAGTATTATACCATTACGGAACTGACACGGGAATTCGGTGTCTCGACACGCACGCTTCGTTTTTATGAGGACGAAGGGCTGATCCATCCCGAGCGGCGCGGTCGAACGCGCTTTTTCCGCTCGACGGACCGGCATCTGATCAAGGAGATTTTGCGCGGACGGCGGATCGGCTTCAGCATTGCGGAGATCCGGGAAATCATACAGATCTACAAGGAGCCGCCGGGCGAGGCCGGGCAACTCCGCTTGATGATGAAGCGGCTTGAGGACAAGCGCACAGAACTCATCCAGAAGCGCCGCGACATCGAGGAAACGCTCGAGGAAATGAGCAATGTCGAGGAAGCCTGCCTGACACGGCTGGCTGAAATCGGCGTCGGCACCTGA
- a CDS encoding heparan-alpha-glucosaminide N-acetyltransferase yields MSQTSPKTSSLPPAETRPARRRLGWLDVVRGIAILAMASYHFSWDLEYFGYLAPGTVGTGLFKYYARGIASSFLLLAGFSLVLGHFPRFRGRPFLIRFGKIIAAAAVISIATWFAFPSGFIFFGILHSIAAASLIGLLFLRLPVAVTLVAAVAAFVAPLYLRSAFFDTPALWWVGLSETLPRSNDYVPLLPWLAPFLTGIALGRIALASKWLDRAAPPEGQPNRLAHGLAFAGRHSLPIYLIHQPLLFSLVALVAMVYPAPRPDPRPAFQSSCMATCTGDQTQAFCTRFCGCTLDRLVEQNLLDPLDRGLIDGRTDARVADIAGQCTMKAQE; encoded by the coding sequence ATGTCGCAGACCTCGCCCAAAACCTCCTCGTTGCCACCGGCAGAAACGCGTCCCGCGCGCCGTCGTCTCGGCTGGCTGGATGTCGTTCGCGGCATCGCTATTCTCGCCATGGCGAGCTATCATTTCTCTTGGGATCTGGAATATTTCGGCTATCTTGCGCCGGGAACCGTCGGCACCGGGCTGTTCAAGTATTATGCGCGGGGCATTGCCAGCAGCTTCCTGCTGCTTGCCGGCTTCAGCCTCGTGCTCGGCCATTTCCCCCGCTTTCGGGGCCGACCGTTCCTGATCCGCTTTGGAAAGATTATCGCTGCCGCCGCCGTGATCAGCATCGCCACGTGGTTCGCCTTTCCCTCAGGCTTCATCTTCTTCGGAATACTTCATTCGATCGCCGCAGCCAGCCTCATCGGTCTCCTGTTTCTCCGCCTCCCGGTCGCGGTCACGCTCGTGGCGGCCGTCGCCGCATTCGTCGCGCCGCTCTACCTCCGCTCGGCTTTCTTCGATACGCCGGCGCTCTGGTGGGTCGGGCTATCGGAAACGCTGCCACGGTCGAACGATTACGTCCCGCTCCTCCCCTGGCTTGCCCCGTTCCTGACCGGCATCGCACTCGGCCGCATCGCGCTCGCCTCGAAATGGCTCGACCGGGCTGCACCTCCAGAAGGTCAGCCCAACAGACTCGCACACGGCCTTGCCTTCGCCGGCCGGCACAGCCTACCGATCTACCTCATCCATCAACCGCTGCTGTTCTCGCTGGTCGCCCTCGTCGCCATGGTCTATCCGGCACCCCGGCCCGATCCGCGACCGGCCTTCCAGTCCAGCTGTATGGCAACCTGCACCGGCGATCAGACGCAGGCTTTCTGCACGCGCTTCTGCGGCTGCACGCTCGACAGGCTGGTGGAACAGAACCTGCTCGACCCACTGGACCGGGGTCTGATCGATGGGCGCACGGATGCGCGGGTCGCCGACATTGCGGGGCAATGCACGATGAAGGCCCAGGAATAG
- a CDS encoding DUF599 domain-containing protein — MVLVDYIALIVFAALWGGYVWVTDRRTVFGRTSLSRLMIERRRRWILNSLNRDLKMIDTQIIAGLQAGTAFFASTCIFALGGCFALLGRAMEAQAIFNDLPYVFQGGRTAFELKVGGLTCIFGYAFFKFGWSYRLFNYCSILIGGIPMLSETKMDRAFAERAAERAIRMNVVAAKHFNAGLRSIFLSIGYLGWFVSPYILMGATCVVIVVLFRRQFFSEAREALLEP; from the coding sequence ATGGTTCTGGTCGATTATATCGCGCTTATCGTGTTCGCGGCTCTATGGGGCGGCTATGTCTGGGTGACGGACCGACGCACCGTCTTCGGCCGGACGAGCCTGTCGCGGCTGATGATCGAACGCCGGCGCCGCTGGATCCTCAATTCGCTCAATCGCGACCTGAAGATGATCGACACCCAGATCATCGCCGGCCTGCAAGCCGGCACCGCCTTCTTCGCATCCACCTGCATCTTCGCGCTCGGCGGCTGCTTCGCCCTGCTCGGCCGGGCGATGGAGGCGCAGGCAATCTTCAACGACCTTCCCTATGTCTTCCAGGGTGGCCGCACGGCCTTCGAGCTTAAGGTCGGCGGTCTCACCTGCATCTTCGGCTATGCCTTCTTCAAGTTCGGTTGGTCCTACCGGCTGTTCAACTATTGCTCGATCCTGATCGGCGGCATTCCCATGCTGTCGGAAACGAAGATGGACCGGGCGTTTGCGGAACGCGCGGCCGAGCGGGCAATCCGGATGAACGTGGTGGCCGCCAAGCACTTCAATGCGGGACTGCGCAGCATTTTCCTGTCCATCGGTTATCTCGGCTGGTTTGTCAGCCCTTACATCCTGATGGGCGCCACCTGCGTCGTCATCGTCGTCCTTTTCCGCCGCCAGTTCTTTTCCGAGGCGCGGGAGGCGCTGCTGGAGCCCTGA
- a CDS encoding L-serine ammonia-lyase, which produces MFLSVFDVFKIGIGPSSSHTMGPMSAANRFLELILSPDWPRPAGAAVASITASLHGSLAYTGIGHGSGRAVVLGLMGERPDRVDPDRMDAIIDAVERTGEITPPGHPTYRFQPRIDLVFDKKVPLPGHANGMSFSAFDKDGRLLLKRIYYSIGGGFVVTDTELEAIRASKTKPGGVKVPYPFANAKQMLEMAARSGLSIAQMKRANEECSMSREELDAGLDRIWAAMKSCIERGLAQEGILPGGLKVRRRAGMIHDKLEQEWRSNKVNPLLANDWLSVYAMAVNEENAAGGRVVTSPTNGAAGVVPATIRYYLHFHEDADDHGIRDYLLTAAAIGGIIKFNASISGAEVGCQGEVGSASAMAAAGLAAVMGATPEQIENAAEIALEHHLGMTCDPVGGLVQVPCIERNALGAVKAVTAASLALKGDGSHFVPLDACIETMRQTGVDMHDKYKETSTGGLAVNVVEC; this is translated from the coding sequence ATGTTTCTTTCGGTTTTCGACGTCTTCAAGATCGGCATCGGACCGTCGAGCTCCCACACAATGGGGCCGATGTCAGCGGCCAACCGCTTTCTGGAGCTGATCCTGTCCCCGGACTGGCCACGTCCGGCCGGTGCCGCTGTGGCCTCCATCACCGCAAGCCTGCACGGCTCGCTCGCCTATACCGGTATCGGCCACGGTTCGGGCAGGGCGGTCGTCCTGGGTTTGATGGGCGAGCGTCCCGACAGGGTGGATCCCGACCGCATGGACGCGATCATCGACGCCGTCGAGCGGACGGGAGAGATCACGCCGCCGGGTCATCCGACCTACCGGTTCCAGCCGAGGATCGATCTGGTCTTCGACAAGAAAGTGCCGCTTCCCGGCCATGCCAACGGCATGTCCTTCTCGGCTTTCGACAAGGACGGTCGCCTGCTGCTGAAGCGGATATACTATTCCATCGGCGGCGGCTTCGTCGTGACGGACACGGAACTCGAAGCCATCCGCGCTTCCAAGACCAAGCCGGGCGGCGTCAAGGTGCCCTATCCCTTCGCCAATGCGAAGCAGATGCTGGAGATGGCGGCGCGGTCGGGTCTCTCGATCGCGCAGATGAAGCGCGCGAACGAGGAATGTTCCATGTCGCGCGAGGAGCTGGATGCGGGCCTCGACCGGATCTGGGCCGCGATGAAGAGCTGTATCGAGCGAGGGCTCGCGCAGGAAGGTATTTTGCCGGGCGGGCTGAAGGTTCGCCGCCGCGCGGGAATGATCCATGACAAGCTGGAGCAGGAGTGGCGCTCCAACAAGGTCAATCCGCTGCTGGCCAACGATTGGCTGAGCGTCTACGCCATGGCCGTCAACGAAGAGAATGCGGCCGGTGGCCGGGTGGTGACCTCGCCCACCAACGGCGCGGCCGGCGTCGTGCCAGCGACCATTCGTTACTACCTGCATTTTCACGAGGATGCGGATGATCACGGCATTCGCGACTATCTCCTGACGGCTGCCGCTATCGGTGGCATCATCAAGTTCAACGCCTCGATCTCGGGTGCCGAAGTCGGCTGTCAGGGGGAGGTGGGCTCCGCCTCGGCCATGGCTGCCGCTGGCCTTGCCGCCGTCATGGGCGCGACACCGGAGCAGATCGAAAACGCGGCCGAAATTGCGCTGGAGCATCATCTGGGAATGACCTGCGATCCGGTCGGAGGGCTGGTGCAGGTGCCCTGCATCGAGCGCAACGCGCTCGGTGCCGTCAAGGCGGTGACAGCGGCGTCGCTCGCCCTGAAAGGCGACGGCAGCCATTTCGTGCCGCTGGATGCCTGCATCGAAACCATGCGCCAGACCGGCGTCGATATGCACGACAAGTACAAGGAGACCTCGACCGGCGGTCTCGCGGTCAACGTGGTCGAGTGCTGA
- a CDS encoding DUF1489 family protein gives MALHLLKLCVGATSIDDLREWVAHRALNAMSAGHAPHSFHTTRMVPKRMEELLDGGSLYWVIKGQVQARQRLLDITTFTDGEGIGRCNLILGPEVIDTDFQPRRPFQGWRYLTEADAPRDLASETADMPSELRRELTELGLL, from the coding sequence ATGGCCTTGCATCTTCTCAAGCTTTGCGTCGGCGCGACGTCGATCGACGATCTGCGCGAATGGGTCGCCCACCGGGCGCTGAACGCGATGTCCGCCGGCCACGCGCCGCACTCCTTCCACACCACCCGCATGGTGCCGAAGCGGATGGAGGAACTGCTGGACGGCGGCTCCCTCTATTGGGTTATCAAGGGCCAGGTGCAGGCCCGCCAGCGCCTGCTCGACATCACCACCTTCACGGACGGCGAAGGCATCGGGCGCTGCAATCTCATCCTCGGGCCTGAGGTCATCGATACGGATTTCCAGCCAAGGCGTCCCTTTCAGGGCTGGCGCTACCTGACCGAAGCCGACGCGCCGCGCGATCTCGCTTCCGAGACGGCAGATATGCCGAGCGAGCTGCGCCGCGAACTGACCGAACTCGGCCTTCTCTGA